CAAGTGCATAGAATGTTGTATCCACCACTCCAGTACCTCATAGAAAAGTTTACTACACTAAAAATCCTTCTGTGTATCCCCATTATAGTTGACCACCCTGTCTTCTCCTAACATGTAGCAACCACTGATATGTTTTCCAtccctatagttttgccttttttcaaatgtcatacaaatggaattatacaatatctacataattattttgcctggcttctttcagctAGTAAGACACATTTAAGTTTTATCCAGGGCTTTTGTGTAAGTAAAtagcttgtttcttttcttttttaaaaataatattccattgcatggatatatcacagtatatttatttattacttgaaGAATATACAATTTTTGGTAACTATTAATAAAACTACTCTAAACATTTGCTTACAGAATTTTGAGAGAATACACGTTTTTGATGTCCTTGGATGAGTATCTAGAAATAGGATTGATGACTTGTATGGTAAGTCTATGCAtatttgtaagaaactgccaagctgtttCCCAAAATGGCTGTAGCATATTTCATTCCTGGAagcaataaatgagagtttctgttactatatatttttaacaccATTTAAGGTTGCCTTTAAATACTGTTGACTTAATTTTCAACATTGAGGAACTGATAAACTGTCTTCTGAAGTGGCTGCACCATTACACATTCCTATCAGCAATAAATGAGGATTCCAGTTTGTCCACGTCTTTCTCaacacttgtttttattttttattttagctatctCAGTAGGTGATGCCTCAAATATATTTCTGTCAAATACTTCATTTTACATACTTAGTTCACTCAGCTTATGgagttgaatgaaaaaaattgtaaagtcaATTTTCATTACTAAACCAACTAGCCACATATATTTGCTTTCTCCAAAAATAGAATATCTCACTCACTTTCAATTCTAATAGATGTTTTCATCCTTATGAAAAGCATGCACTTTTCTCAGCTCATTTTCTAAGTTGTATAGGTAGTAAAGCaaacagagaggagagaaaaaataagGAACCTCATCATAACATTGTAGTCTGAAAGAAATGTCACCATTACTTTCAGCACTTGTTACTGATACTCTTTTTGCTGTGATCTTATGGGATTCTCCTGCAGAAGTGACCATTCTTTCATGGTAGTCTGAAATTCTTCCATGGTAGTAAAATGGAAGAAGCAAAGTAGTGAAAATATGACAGCATTCCCATCCCATCCTAGAATATATCTAAAGATGAAGGCTAACAACAAGCCGCATCCTCAACAGAAATATTTATCAAGACAAGGAAAAAACAGAACTATACTATGCTGACTTGAATAAGCAAGGTTTCATATGAAaatcattatttcaaatatttcttttatttggcACTACAGAGGTTTttatatatcaaaatgttaagATTTAACGTGAATGAGGTGTATGTAGGTTTGCGGGTGTGGGGGtggagttctttttgttttgtttttaataataagagCAACTGTTAACCGAGCTGTGGGGTGGGGACAAAAAGAGCCAGAAGGAGTCGCAGACCTCAGGACCATTCTTGTTGTTTTTTAGAACCATTCTTATTCTGGGATTTCTTCACCTACCCAAGTCTCGCCCAAAGCCAGGTACCTCTAATCCCCTACCTGGCCCTCTGTCCAGGCAGTTGGAATCTTCACCTAGCAACACATTACAGATCCAGATTGACAGGACCATGAGCCAATCACAAAGCTAGATTTCCTTTCCAGTCTAACAGCGGCTGTTGTGCTGGAGACAGTGTGGAAAAGAAAGGGGTGGGGCAAGGGGCAAGGACGTTAAAAATCACcaccgactcagcctcccaacagcAAGTTGGTTCTTCAGCATTAAGATCCAAGTGTCAGCCTATGTCTTTATATTGTCAAGATGTCTCTTTCTAAGAAGTTGACTTTAGACAAACTGGATGTTAGAGGGAAGCGAGTCATCATGAGAGTAGACTTCAATGTTCCCATGAAGAAGAACCAGATTACAAACAACCAGAGGATCAAGGCTTCCATCCCAAGCATCAAGTACTGCCTAGACAATGGAGCCAAGGCAGTTGTTCTTATGAGTCATCTAGGTCGGCCTGATGGTGTTCCCATGCCTGACAAATATTCCTTAGAGCCTGTAGCTGCTGAACTCAAATCTTTGCTGGGCAAGGATGTTCTGTTCCTGAAGGACTGTGTAGGCGCAGAAGTGGAGAATGCCTGTGCCAACCCAGCTCCTGGTTCAGTCATCCTGCTGGAGAACCTGCGCTTTCAtgtggaggaagaagggaagggccAAGATCCTTCTGGAAAGAAGATTAAAGCTGAGCCAGATAAAATAGAAGGCTTCCGAGCATCGCTTTCCAAGCTAGGGGACGTCTATGTCAATGACGCTTTTGGCACTGCACACCGGGCTCATAGTTCCATGGTGGGAGTGAATCTGCCCCATAAAGCATCTGGATTCTTGATGAAGAAGGAACTAGATTACTTTGCTAAAGCCTTGGAAAACCCAGTGAGACCCTTTCTGGCTATACTTGGTGGAGCCAAAGTGGCAGACAAGATCCAACTTATCAAAAATATGCTGGACAAAGTCAATGAGATGATTATTGGTGGTGGAATGGCTTATACCTTCCTTAAGGTACTCAACAACATGGAGATTGGTGCTTCTCTGTTTGATGAAGAGGGAGCCAAGATTGTCAAAGATATCATGACCAAAGCACAAAAGAATGGTGTAAGGATTACTTTTCCTGTTGACTTTGTTACTGCTGACAAGTTTGATGAGAATGCTCAGGTTGGAAAAGCCACTGTAGCATCTGGCATACCTCCCGGCTGGATGGGTTTGGACTGTGGTCCTGAGAGCAACAAGAATCATGCTCAAGTTGTGGCTCAAGCAAGGCTAATTGTTTGGAATGGGCCATTAGGAGTATTTGAATGGGATGCCTTTGCTAAGGGAACCAAAGCCCTCATGGATGAAATTGTGAAAGCCACTTCCAAGGGCTGCATCACTATTATAGGGGGTGGAGACACTGCTACTTGCTGTGCCAAATGGAACACTGAGGATAAAGTCAGCCATGTCAGCACTGGAGGCGGTGCCAGTCTAGAGCTTCTGGAAGGTAAAATCCTTCCTGGCGTAGAGGCCCTCAGCAACATGTAGTTAACATAGTGTTacttccttctgttttctgtccACAGCCTTTAAGTCAGCTTAGTGCTTTTACATTTCGATGTGACTTTTGTTAAAATCTACTCCTAGATCAAGACCTATGTAATGGACAAGCAACAGGCCACCAGGAACTCTTAATATCAGCACAGCAATTCATTTTAGTTTGGTCGTGTGTTTGCCTATTCAAGCTCTCATTTGAACTTCACCATTGTGCATTGTAGGGAGGACATATTCTTAAGTTGCCTATTAAAGAAGGTGAGCTGAAGAAgctgaatctttttattttagtccAACTTTGCTATTGTTTCACAATTTGAAACCCAAAAGTCAAAACTTAAGTTGTTGGGAAATGGTGGAATGAAAGTggacaaacaaacaataaatatactcaaactgagaaaaataattacatataagAACTCATGGGTACCATTAAAGTTCTGCTAAGAGGAAATGTTATactaaataggaaaaagaaagagaaatgaaagatccTTATTAAAcccaaggaatttttaaaaagaaaagaaattaaactctAGGTAAGAATTATGTTTGTGTGCATATCAATGCACAAGAGTACACACAAATGCCAGCTAGAAAAAGAGCTACAAGTTAAATCCAAGTTGTAAATAAGTAATCGTTTTATTTTTAAGGCAGGCATTCTTTAATAAATAGTTAACATAACTGGTAAGTTATAAAACTTGGTttttgagataaataaaatatatatacatagtttAATAATGGGAAAATAGAGATAATCCTctattagaaaacagaaaataagaaatgtagaaaaaacaaaaaaaaaacacttattggaaaatattttgctttattctgtAGACAAAGAGGTAGTTCAATCCTATTAATAGCAAtagtaattaaaagtaaaattgcaGATTAACCTTTCCCAGCTATAATGTCTTATGTCCCGTAACCCCAGATCAATTGTGTATATTCAATATCCTGAGTAATTGAGCTTCAAATATAAATCTTAATACAGCTGAAACTTCAACATATTTTAAGCAGAATGTTAATATCATAATAATCCCAGGAAAGATGTAGGAGTTAGGATTAATGGAATCAAAACTTCAGTAGTTGTAGTGGAAACAAGATTAAAACATATCACTCTCTCACATGAGAACCCAGGGCAAATAACATGGGCTTTCCTTTATGAGGTCATCTAGGGAATCAAACTGGTGAAACAGATCTGTTACTCCCAGTGAGGGGGTTCAGTCTGTGTATGGTATGATGCCACTGTTCAAGTTTTTGCTACTTGATTGCCAACCTGAAGGGGGAAGTTCTTGAAAGgcaattagttttcttttcaatACATGATTCAAAAAGTTTAGAAATTTGTTTTCACTTATCCTATTGGCATTAGTTGTGAGATAAGGCCTATTTTGCAAGGGAGGATTGGGGATGTATTCTCTCTAGCTGCATACCTTGTGCCCAGCTAAAAGTCAATAGATTCTATTGTTGAAAGGAAGTAAGGAGGGGAAAAACACTGAGGAAAATTAATGGTTTCTGACAGACTGCCATACTGGCCTCCCAAGTATCCCTGTACAAGTAttcgtgttttgttttgttctgtttcactttccaaaaagaaaacatctgTTCTCCAAGAGATACTATACAATCAAATGACTCGTCCAGTTACTGCATTCTACTCAAAATTGGGTATCTCTGAATTACACACAATTCTTTCTGTGTGATCCAGTGGGGGCCCAACAGTGATGAACTCAGAAACACAGTCATTTTTCTCATACCTCCCAGCCCCCACTCCATACCTAGCCAAtatacaatggtgaaaaagaaataggaCAACTGCAACAAAAATGCTTACCTAGAAAAAGTCACTGGCTCATTACAATTATGAAATAAATCACTCTGGATCAGAATTTCAAGAACTCCCTGACCTGGCAGCAGCAGAATTTCCTTGGTTAGACTGGTTCTGTTCTCTGGGAGGAACTTATCCATTGTCCTTTTCAGGCCGGTCATTTGACCAACtgggaaattttctttatttccttaacTTCCATGGCATATTCTGAAGCAGCTGGTGTGCTTCATCAGGCCATATCAGGCCACTGCACAGATTTCCCAGCCTCTTTCTGCTGGTACAGTTTTGTTTGCTTGATTTTTccgagacagaatctctctctgtcactcaggctggggtaaggtggcacgatcttggctcactgcagcctctacctcccgggttcaagagattcccatgactcagcctcccaagtagctgggattaaggcgtgtaccaccacatctggttaatttttgtagttttagtggagatggggtttcaccatgttgaccaggctggtcttgaactcctggcttcaaatgatcttcgcgccttagcctcccaaagtactgggattacaggtgtgagccaccatgacaaGCAGCTGGTTCAGGTTTAATAAACCAAGGATATCTTTTTGTATCACACAATTAAAAGCTTTTCAATGCTGAGCTAGTGGTTTTTCAACTTTCTCAAGAATTAAGGTTTCTGGTCTATTTAGTTTCATTTGGAAGAACTTCACCAAAAATCTCTTCTAGTTATACTTCTTTACCTTCTGattcttgtttttaattaattggcTTCTTTGCTgggcctttttttatttttattttactttattttattttttttgagacggagtctcactttgtcgcccaggctggagtgcagtggtgcgatcttggctcactacaacctccgcctcccaggttcaagcaattcccctgcctcagccccccaagtagctggaactatagacacatgccaccacacttggctaaattttgtacttttagtagagacagggtttcactgtgttggccaggctgatctccaactactgacctcaggttatccaccctctcggcctcccaaagtgctgggattaaaggcgtaaACCCGGCACTGGGAccgcttttctttattttaaagatgactaACGTGGTCATATGAAAAAGTTCATAGTGGTATGAAGGCAATATTTATAATCTAATCTTTGCATGTGGCTTTTTCATACTTTTGGCTGAAAAGTCCAAATGGGGGGACTCTAAAAAAAGCCATGAGTGACACTCTTTTTCCCATTGTTTAAAGTACGGAGGCAGTTAGTTTTTTCAACTCTGAGAAATCTCACTTTTCTAGTTTATTAGCCAATTTTAGGTTATCTCCCTTAAAAAGTTCTGTCACCTCTATTTCTAATTTCAACTGTTCATTTTTTCCTAGCTGTGCTCATTTTTTGTTACAATATTTTACTAAAAACTGCATATAGCAATCAAAATATACTGACATTCTGTCTTTCTAAGCACTTCTCTAGCAGCTTTAATCTCCACAGGAATATGTTCTGCCTAGTACTTTCCACAGTTAACAGTTTTATACAATGCTGCAGCAGAGGAATTATCACCACCTTCCAGGCTTCAATGTCTTATCACTTCTCACCGACTCCTAAGTGAAAGCAATATTTTATAAGTTTCATTAAGGCAGCATTACTATAGGGAACAATGTCTACATCTGTTAATCTATAGACTAGTGGTTCTCAAGCAGAAACACATTTGTTCCACAGGGGACATTTGCCAAAGTCCAGAGACATTTTTGCTAGTCACGACCAGAAGAATGCCGTAGGCGTCTAGTGGTAGTGGGTAAGGATGGTACTAAACACCCTAAAATACACAGGACAGCTTTTTAGTACAAAAACACAttcagccccaaatgtcaatcaTATTAAGTTGAGAAATCTTGATCTAGAAACTACCATAAtaacaatacttaaatacttaaatactgTTAACCGAGCTGTTGGGGGGGGACAAAAAGAGCCAGAAGGAGTCGCAGACCTCAGGACCATTCTTGTTGTTTTTTAGAACCATTCTTATTCTGGGATTCTTCTCAAACAACATAGCAATTTTACTTTCTGAAGGTAACTTTCCAAAGGATTACAGCTAAGTAGCCACTTCTTGAGCTCATCCAAGAACCTAATAAAGTCTCTGTCATTATCTGTACTTGATTTTCGTCTCTAGGAGCAAGATGGTTAATTCAGTTGTTGACATTTTCCAACCTACTGTGCAGGGAAAGGGAATTCAGAGAAAACATCCTATTCTTAGGGAAAAGCACTGGAAGTCACACACATCAATTTTGTTTACATCCCCTCAGCCTGCACTTCATAATATGATCTCATCTAGGTGATAGGGAACCTGGACAATAATGTTCTTTAACTGAGTCATCATGGGCCCCATTAAAACTGTTACTAAAAGGAAGAATAACAAAGGGTGAATTTAAGACAACATCAAAAAGAAGAACCTATGAAAATTTCACAAGACACCAGTAAGACCCATGGAGAAAATGCTTGCATAGATGTTTTACCCTAAGAGAAAGGAGACCATTCAGAGAACAAGCACACTtcgtttaaaaaattatgaaagaagaaaaatgaatatagaaGATAATCACATGAGATAGAAAATAAACTGACAAGAATTATAAAAGTACATGGCAAATTCGAGTACTGCCAGTATATTAAATGGTGTAGAAATAAAAGACTTGAAAGTGCAGGgggaaaaaatcagtgaattagcatattggaaaaataacaatataatgaAGTTTTAGAAAGAGATGTTTGTGGAGCTACATACAGTCATGTGACCAGTAACAACGTTTCACTCAACAACAGGCTGTGTGTGCAACAGTGGACCCATATGATCATATTTGAGTTGGAAAATTTCTATTACCTAGTGATGCCTCTATGATCCTGACCCTTTGTAGGCCTAGGCtaaggtgtgtgcatgtgtcttagtttttaacaaaaaagttaaaaaagttaaaaattattttaaaaatagaaaaaggcttatagaataagaatataaagaaataaaaaattttgtacagctgtacaatgtctTTGTGCTTTAAGATAAGTTTTGTTAcaaaagttttcaaaatgtaggagtaaaaaaatgttaaaaatgaaaagtttataaagtagaaACTTACAGCAAGATAGTCAATttattattacagaaaaaaatattcgtAATAAATTTAGTGTGGCCTACATGTACAGTGCTTCTAAAGTCTGCAgtagtaggccgggcgtggtggctcacatctgtaatcctaacactttgggaggccgaggcgggtggatcatgaggtcaggagtttgagaccagcctgcccaacatggtgaaaccccgtctctactgaaaatacaaatatcagctgggcacggtggcgcacgcctgtaatcccagctacttaggaggctgaggcaggagaattgcttgaactcaggaggcggtgaatgcagtgagctgagattgcgccacggcactccagcctgggcaacagagcgagactctgtctcaagaaataaataaataagtaaataaataaataaataaataaataaatcataaagtcTGCAGTAGTACACAGTAATGTTCCAGGCCTTCATATTCACCCTCTACTCACTCACCCAGAGTAATTCTCAGTCCTACAAGCTTCATTCATGATAAGTGCCCTACATACGTTTACCATTTTTGCCTTTTATACagtgtttttactgtaccttttctatgtttatatatatttaaatatacaaatacttgCCATTGCATTGCAACTGCCTAcattattcagtacagtaacatgccatatgagtttgtaacctaggagcaataggctactcCATACAGCtcaggtgtgtagtaggctatatcatTTAGATTTGTGTATACACATATCCCAGTTGTTAAACAATGTGTGTATGactgtatataaatacatacacatacatctatcatatatgtgtgtatatgatatatgtatatatttaatataatatttggtATAGTTATAAGAATTTTGtagttatatattataattgtatacattaaaaatactttgCTATGTATtaatatcaaatttttaaaaaccttaaaatgtTACCATAAGATGGTGGTATTGCCAAGGTTGCAATTTGAGTTATTTAATTCACATGCTTGGATAttagtattcatttattttctgtgcatttttaaTAATATCTGTAAATTGATATAGCTTATTTCAAGGAACATTAGTTAGTAAAGCTGTGATAAActaaatgttagaaaataaaagtaggtGCCATTTTTATGTCCTTATGCTTTAAACTTTACCTTAATTTCAAATCTTATTTAATTATTAGAAGTCTCCTAGATGTTGTGACTCAGTTATCATTCTCTAAAGCAAAGTGTATTAATAATAAACCTAGAAAGAGGAGGAGATCTCATaaaaagtaagagagaaaaatttggaaaatgacaAATCAGAGGGCATATGAACTTACATATTAAAAAAGCAATGTTTTAGTTGGCATCTCTTCACCTCAGAGCCCAACAGACTGTATCTCAGGTTCTCCTGCCTTCTCTTTCACCTGGGGACCTTTTTAGTAGGGTACTTCTTATTCGTATCATTTAACATGTTTCATTTACCAAAAGGTACAAATAcatgcaactctttttttttttttttttttttttaatagtttctgtTCTGAATCCCCAGCTTCTTTCTCTGCAGATGAATTGAGCTTTGCATCCTGGAAGGAAACATGAAGGTAGAGTCAGCTTTAAGGAGGAGCACTGGAAGTCACACACGTCAATTTTGTTTACATTCCCTCAGTCTGAACTTAGTAATATGATCACATCTAGGTGACAGGGAACCTGGGCAATAATATTCTTTGACTGTGTCATCATGGGCCCCATTAAAACTGCTGCTAAAAGGAAGAATAACAAAGGGTGAATTTaagacaacattaaaaaaaatactatgaaaattTCACAATACACAAATAGATCTATGGAGACATTGGAGGCAGAGTCAGCTTCGTGAGCTTGTGGCCTGCGCAGGCACACAAGGCCCTGCTCTCAGAAGAGCCCTACgtttggtttaatgctctatagttgccatcttgaaattgttaagaatttttaacatgaagccaAACCATGCTTTGTACTGGACATCCTCCCCCTACAATTATGTAGCTAATCCTGCTGAAGCCTTCTCAACTAAGCCCAGAGTCAAGGAGACTAACACGGGTCTTTAGTTTCACTCTTTGGATTACCACAGGTTTCTCTAATTCTTTAGAATCATAAAGAAGCCCTAAGACTCTCTGAAAAATTAAGGCTCATAAAGTTCTTCAAAAGATACAACCTCCCATCCTTCTCCAAAAGAATGTCATTGAGAAACAATCACTACCCAAATATGCCCTCtacatgtgtgtgtttaaatgttcaagaaaaaaattaattttagcttTCATAATGGCTCCATGCTTGCCCTGAAAAATGTTCATACGCTCAtatggcttttttattttttaccgaaaaaagaagaagaaaggagagattaATGAGAACATGATGTCAATCATTGTCCCCATGGTAGGGTACTATAGTGTCTCATTATAAACCTTCATTTTCTATGACTGCCTTCATGACTATCCAAAGTGAGAAGATTGAGAATATCTCTGTCCAAAACCCTAGTTAAATTCTGTCTATTAaaagttaggattttttttccagaaaatattcacaattgcTTTAATAGAAGGCAATGAGCATACAAATTAAACGTGTATAGCTGACTTAGtagaaaattatacttttagaAAAGCAAACATAGTCTAgtgatattaaaaatatcttttaatatggCAGTTATATTTGCTCAatgcatttgttttcttaatatatttataaaatcttgGAATTATTTAGACACTGTGATTTCTTTGAAAGAAGAATGATTTTTGTCAGTTTGTGTCTGTGgagcaaagaaaagcaaaagtataATCATTGCAGTTTAATGATATATTTCTGACATGACCACATGAGCTCAGGTAGTGaatggggagggaaaggaagatggaggcagagaggtAAAGGGTTAGCAGGGGATTGCAAGTCTGTGACAGAATAATTTACAGTCATTGTTGACTAATTTGACAAGATGGGTAAATATTGGATAGGTAAATTCACGACATGTAAATCAATAATCATGAATGTTGATGAAGGTACTTTCGATTAATGAAAAATGTGTAAGtcatacaataaaaatgttatttcatattttaagaagCATGCTTTAATTAACTggctttaaattaaataaataattactaagAGAAAATCTTCAGGTTCTAGATCAAACCGTTAAGTGTACTACAGAGAGATTAAGTGTCTTCTTaggaggggaaagaaaatattcactttaGAGTCAGAACTTCTTTCTACTAAGTTTTTACAGGCTTGGGTTTAAGAATACTTACATAAGGCCTCAAGATGCATGCCGTAGAGTAGGTTTCTCAATGTATTCTTACTAAGGCAGCAGAAGCAGCCAgcaacttgttagaaatgcagattacTGGGCCTCCATTATACCTAACGAATTACAACCTCTGGTGATGAGATCCAGTAATATGTACTGTAATCAGCTCTCCAGTGTTTCTATTTCAGCTTTTGTATTAGGGTAAAGACCAGCTTAAAAGGAAACAGGAATTAGTTCTAGTGACAATCATACCACTACCTACTTGTTTTAACTGAGGCAAAtcatttcacttctctgagcttctttagctgaaaaagcatatatttatttatatattatctgaagtttcttctagtttttaaattatatgccTCTGAAACCCTGGTTGGTATACTTGAGACTGTTGGCTGTAATTTTTATCTACTAAGACTctttaccaaaagaaaagaatgaccTAGAAGCTAAAGGACATTGTACATGGAGGTCTAAAttgtagatgaagaaaaaaaaaatcagaacctcGGCTCTCCAACTATACATTCCTTTTGCAACTTGACATTTACTTTCTATATATGAAGGCTACTTCCCCCAAACTACAGTGTCTAAGaacttaaagaaatataaaacagtgAAATGGATTCAACTACTCTTTGTCTTAATAGAACTATTTAGATAAAAAGAAGGTGAAGAACTCCCCAGGTAAGAAAAAGTGGGTATTCACAAAATGTCTGAAATTGGTTTCTGTAGGAGAAAATTGATACTTAATACAACACCTGCACATGTAGATATTTGGTTTTGTATTTGCTTATTC
This is a stretch of genomic DNA from Rhinopithecus roxellana isolate Shanxi Qingling chromosome 4, ASM756505v1, whole genome shotgun sequence. It encodes these proteins:
- the PGK2 gene encoding phosphoglycerate kinase 2, which gives rise to MSLSKKLTLDKLDVRGKRVIMRVDFNVPMKKNQITNNQRIKASIPSIKYCLDNGAKAVVLMSHLGRPDGVPMPDKYSLEPVAAELKSLLGKDVLFLKDCVGAEVENACANPAPGSVILLENLRFHVEEEGKGQDPSGKKIKAEPDKIEGFRASLSKLGDVYVNDAFGTAHRAHSSMVGVNLPHKASGFLMKKELDYFAKALENPVRPFLAILGGAKVADKIQLIKNMLDKVNEMIIGGGMAYTFLKVLNNMEIGASLFDEEGAKIVKDIMTKAQKNGVRITFPVDFVTADKFDENAQVGKATVASGIPPGWMGLDCGPESNKNHAQVVAQARLIVWNGPLGVFEWDAFAKGTKALMDEIVKATSKGCITIIGGGDTATCCAKWNTEDKVSHVSTGGGASLELLEGKILPGVEALSNM